In a genomic window of Feifania hominis:
- a CDS encoding branched-chain amino acid ABC transporter permease: MDQLLLFFKQLVNGIQAGSIYALVALGYTMVYGIVKLINFAHGDFIMVGGYISIATIPLIAATGAPGWLCVIAAVIGCALLGVTTERVAYKPLRNSPRISALITAIAVSLLLQNLFLLLFSSSGRPFPEIITVPDITIGGVKLGGLTVVTIAISVVIMIALQLFVKNTRMGKAMRAVSENNNAAQLMGINVNTTISLTFAIGSGLAAIAAVMYCSAYPLVDPYLGSMLGLKAFIAAVLGGIGIIPGAMFGGIIIGVIESLTKAYISSQLADAVVFGVLILVLLVKPTGIFGKNVGEKV; encoded by the coding sequence ATGGATCAATTGCTCCTCTTCTTCAAACAGCTCGTAAACGGGATTCAGGCGGGCAGCATCTACGCGCTGGTCGCGCTCGGTTATACCATGGTCTACGGCATCGTCAAGCTGATCAACTTCGCCCACGGCGACTTCATCATGGTCGGCGGCTACATCTCGATCGCAACCATTCCCCTGATCGCCGCCACCGGGGCGCCGGGGTGGCTGTGTGTGATCGCGGCCGTCATCGGCTGCGCGCTGCTCGGCGTGACGACTGAGCGCGTCGCCTACAAACCGCTTCGCAACTCGCCGCGCATCTCGGCGCTCATCACGGCCATCGCGGTGAGCCTTCTGCTGCAAAACCTCTTCCTGCTGCTCTTCTCCTCGTCCGGGCGGCCGTTCCCCGAGATCATCACCGTACCCGACATCACGATCGGCGGCGTCAAGCTCGGCGGTCTCACAGTCGTCACCATTGCAATTTCAGTCGTCATCATGATCGCCCTGCAGCTCTTTGTCAAAAACACGCGCATGGGCAAAGCCATGCGCGCCGTGTCGGAGAACAACAACGCCGCGCAGCTGATGGGCATCAACGTCAATACGACCATCTCTCTGACCTTTGCCATCGGCTCAGGCCTTGCCGCCATCGCCGCAGTCATGTACTGCTCCGCCTATCCGCTGGTTGACCCCTATCTTGGCTCCATGCTCGGACTCAAGGCGTTCATCGCGGCGGTCCTCGGCGGAATCGGCATCATTCCCGGCGCCATGTTCGGCGGCATCATCATCGGCGTCATTGAGAGCCTGACCAAGGCCTATATCTCCTCGCAGCTCGCCGACGCCGTGGTCTTCGGCGTTCTCATCCTCGTGCTGCTGGTCAAGCCCACCGGCATTTTCGGCAAAAATGTCGGCGAGAAAGTGTAG
- the hisC gene encoding histidinol-phosphate transaminase, with translation MSRFACGRINALPAYEPNPAIFDCKLDANENPYPPDSDLRALIAAALADAPLNRYPDPLAHEVRRAYADVMGLDMACVVPGNGLDELISLLMSAFLEPQECLLTFSPDFSMYAFYAGVRGCRVVEKAKPGYRLDADLLIRSARDCGAKMVIFSNPCNPTGGLLPQRELARALGELDCLVVADEAYMDFAGESALPLVGQYDNLIVLRTCSKAFSLAGLRLGFAVAAPELAAVLMKVKSPYNLNVLTQLAAVPCIRAEQKRRENLQEISRTRDWFYRELCALEADGLTVYPSAANFIYLETDGAPALDAQLQRAGIIVRRFGARGLRITIGRPDEMRAVVQIIKTGLEQMS, from the coding sequence ATGAGCCGCTTTGCCTGCGGGAGGATCAATGCTCTGCCCGCCTACGAACCCAATCCCGCCATATTTGACTGTAAGCTCGACGCCAACGAGAACCCCTATCCGCCGGACAGCGATCTGCGCGCGCTCATTGCGGCTGCCCTTGCCGACGCGCCGCTCAACCGCTACCCCGATCCCCTTGCCCATGAAGTGCGCCGCGCATATGCCGATGTGATGGGCCTCGATATGGCGTGCGTCGTCCCAGGCAACGGCCTGGACGAGCTGATCTCTCTGCTGATGAGCGCCTTTCTCGAGCCGCAGGAGTGTCTGCTCACCTTTTCTCCCGACTTCTCCATGTACGCCTTTTACGCCGGTGTGCGCGGCTGCCGGGTGGTCGAAAAGGCAAAACCCGGCTACCGGCTCGACGCCGATCTTCTCATCCGCAGCGCCCGGGACTGCGGCGCAAAGATGGTCATCTTTTCAAACCCCTGCAATCCAACGGGCGGACTGTTGCCGCAGCGCGAGCTTGCGCGCGCGCTCGGCGAACTCGACTGCCTTGTTGTGGCCGACGAGGCCTACATGGACTTTGCCGGGGAATCGGCATTGCCCCTTGTCGGGCAGTACGACAATCTCATCGTCCTGCGCACCTGCTCGAAAGCGTTCTCCCTCGCGGGGCTGCGCCTCGGCTTTGCCGTGGCGGCGCCTGAACTGGCGGCGGTGCTGATGAAAGTCAAATCTCCCTACAATCTCAATGTGCTCACCCAGCTCGCCGCGGTGCCCTGTATCCGCGCCGAGCAGAAGCGCCGGGAGAATCTCCAGGAGATTTCCAGGACGCGCGACTGGTTCTACCGCGAGCTCTGCGCTCTCGAAGCCGATGGACTCACCGTCTACCCGTCGGCGGCAAACTTCATCTATCTCGAGACCGACGGCGCGCCGGCGCTCGACGCACAGCTGCAGCGCGCGGGAATCATTGTACGCCGCTTCGGCGCCCGCGGGCTTCGTATCACCATCGGACGGCCCGATGAGATGCGCGCCGTCGTACAGATCATCAAAACCGGATTGGAGCAGATGTCATGA
- a CDS encoding ABC transporter substrate-binding protein, with translation MKLKKAMVSVLAMLLVVALLAGCSSSGKGVKIGVLAPLTGEVSVYGTAVEKGVKLAVKEINAAGGVLDQDIVLEILDEKGDIAEASTAYDKLVSAKIVALIGDVTSKPCMAVAEKAAKDNMPMITPTGTSAPITGYGDNVFRTCFTDPFQGKIMATFAADTLKVKTAAVIYNNSDDYSKGLTENFVATAKEKGFEIVAQEAYGADDKDFKTQLTKIQALNPDVLFVPDYYETVALIAAQAREVGFTNTMLGADGWDGVYSALDTSKYGLVDGCYFSSHYAPDDTDPAVVNFLAAFKAEYNEVPNSFAALGYDAAYMMKAAIEKAGSTDKQAIIDALASLEYTGVTGSVTFDENGDPIKPACIIQMKNGEASFHSRVSLD, from the coding sequence ATGAAACTGAAAAAAGCAATGGTGAGTGTGCTCGCTATGCTGCTGGTCGTCGCTCTTCTCGCCGGCTGCTCCTCGAGCGGCAAGGGTGTCAAGATCGGCGTTCTCGCGCCGCTCACCGGCGAAGTGTCGGTGTACGGCACGGCTGTTGAAAAGGGCGTCAAGCTCGCCGTCAAAGAGATCAATGCTGCCGGCGGCGTACTTGACCAGGATATTGTGCTTGAAATTCTCGACGAGAAAGGCGACATCGCCGAGGCGTCGACCGCCTATGACAAGCTTGTCAGCGCCAAGATTGTCGCCCTCATCGGCGACGTCACCTCCAAGCCCTGCATGGCGGTTGCAGAAAAGGCCGCCAAGGACAATATGCCCATGATCACCCCGACCGGCACCTCCGCCCCCATCACGGGCTATGGCGACAACGTCTTCCGCACCTGCTTTACCGATCCTTTCCAGGGCAAGATCATGGCGACTTTCGCCGCGGACACGCTCAAGGTCAAGACGGCCGCCGTCATCTACAACAACTCCGACGACTACTCCAAGGGTCTGACTGAGAACTTTGTCGCCACCGCCAAGGAAAAGGGCTTTGAAATCGTCGCGCAGGAGGCCTACGGCGCGGATGACAAGGACTTCAAAACCCAGCTGACCAAGATTCAAGCTCTCAACCCCGATGTTCTGTTCGTGCCCGACTACTATGAGACCGTCGCGCTGATCGCCGCGCAGGCCCGCGAGGTCGGTTTTACCAATACCATGCTCGGCGCGGACGGCTGGGACGGTGTCTACAGCGCGCTTGATACGAGCAAATACGGTCTGGTCGACGGCTGCTACTTCTCGAGCCACTATGCTCCCGATGACACCGACCCCGCCGTGGTCAACTTCCTCGCCGCTTTCAAGGCCGAGTACAATGAAGTTCCGAACTCCTTTGCGGCGCTCGGCTACGACGCGGCCTACATGATGAAAGCCGCCATCGAAAAGGCCGGCTCCACTGACAAACAGGCCATCATCGACGCACTCGCTTCCCTTGAGTACACCGGCGTCACCGGTTCCGTCACCTTTGATGAGAACGGCGATCCGATCAAGCCCGCCTGCATCATTCAAATGAAGAACGGCGAGGCTTCGTTCCACAGCAGAGTCAGCCTCGACTGA
- a CDS encoding ABC transporter ATP-binding protein — protein sequence MLQVKNLNVTYGAIHAVHDVSLEVRDGEIVSLIGANGAGKTTILHTITGLKRPRGGHILFDGQSLQTMDAFKIVRLGMAHVPEGRQIFAQMTVAENLDMGAYARRDKEQVAKDLEAVYTRFPRLRERQRQNAGTLSGGEQQMLAIGRALMSKPRILLMDEPSMGLSPLLVKDIFKIIQELNQSGITILLVEQNAKMALSIADRAYVLETGRIVMEGNAADLLSDEKVKKAYLGA from the coding sequence ATGCTTCAAGTAAAAAATCTGAATGTCACCTACGGCGCGATACACGCCGTACACGACGTCAGCCTCGAGGTGCGCGACGGCGAGATCGTCTCGCTCATCGGCGCAAACGGCGCGGGAAAGACCACCATTCTGCACACCATCACCGGGCTCAAGCGCCCGCGCGGCGGCCACATTCTGTTCGACGGTCAGAGTCTTCAGACCATGGACGCCTTTAAAATTGTGCGCCTCGGCATGGCCCATGTTCCCGAGGGGCGCCAGATCTTCGCCCAGATGACCGTGGCTGAGAATCTCGACATGGGCGCATATGCCCGCCGGGACAAGGAGCAGGTCGCAAAGGATCTCGAGGCGGTTTACACCCGGTTCCCGCGGCTGCGCGAGCGCCAGAGGCAAAACGCCGGCACACTCTCGGGCGGCGAGCAGCAGATGCTCGCCATCGGCCGGGCGCTGATGTCAAAGCCCCGCATTCTGCTCATGGATGAGCCCTCCATGGGGCTCTCGCCGCTTCTGGTCAAAGACATCTTCAAAATCATACAGGAGCTCAACCAGTCCGGCATCACCATTCTGCTCGTCGAACAGAATGCCAAAATGGCTCTCTCCATCGCCGACCGCGCCTATGTGCTCGAAACCGGGCGCATTGTCATGGAGGGCAACGCTGCAGATCTGCTGAGCGATGAAAAGGTCAAAAAAGCCTACCTCGGCGCATAG
- the hisG gene encoding ATP phosphoribosyltransferase: MQLIRIALTKGRLEEQTARLLERAGMDLAALREKGRRLIIPLPGGCFELVLAKAADVLTYVERGVCDVGVVGRDTILEHGGSFYEVLDLRLGTCRFAVAGLPGTDLSAGHEKKVIASKYPNVAAAHFRQRGIDAEIIKIEGSVELAPLLHLAHAIVDIVESGRTLRENGLAVLEELMPVSARMIVNTTAMKLKKHEIGALIDSVARAVEEDI; the protein is encoded by the coding sequence ATGCAGCTCATTCGTATTGCACTGACCAAGGGACGCCTCGAAGAGCAGACGGCCCGGCTGCTCGAACGGGCGGGGATGGATCTTGCTGCTCTGCGCGAAAAGGGCCGGCGGCTGATCATTCCCCTGCCGGGCGGATGCTTTGAACTTGTTCTCGCCAAGGCCGCCGATGTTCTGACCTATGTCGAACGCGGCGTCTGTGACGTTGGCGTGGTGGGGCGAGACACCATTCTCGAGCACGGAGGCTCCTTTTACGAGGTGCTCGACCTCCGACTCGGTACCTGCCGTTTTGCCGTGGCGGGGCTGCCGGGCACCGATCTCTCGGCGGGCCACGAAAAAAAGGTGATCGCCTCAAAATACCCAAACGTCGCGGCCGCCCATTTCCGGCAGCGCGGCATCGACGCCGAAATCATCAAAATCGAGGGCTCGGTGGAACTCGCGCCGCTGCTCCACCTCGCACACGCCATTGTGGACATTGTCGAGAGCGGCCGCACGCTGCGTGAAAACGGCCTTGCCGTTCTGGAGGAGCTCATGCCCGTCTCGGCGCGCATGATTGTCAATACCACCGCAATGAAACTCAAAAAACACGAAATCGGCGCGCTGATCGACTCGGTCGCGCGCGCCGTGGAGGAGGACATATGA
- the hisD gene encoding histidinol dehydrogenase: protein MIPVYRQSETGRLRELLLSRAVDAQADVTARVEEIIADVRRRGDEALIDCARRFDHAELTAIEVPQSEIEAAYHRADPALIRALQRAAANIRAYHAEQLPRAYVVTPDNGAVMGQRVLPLERVGVYVPGGTAPYPSTVLMNSIPARVAGVRELIMVSPPGADGKIADNILAAAQIAGVDRIFCSGGAQAIAALAYGTQSIPRVDKIVGPGNLYVTTAKRLVYGAVDIDAIAGPSEILIVADAGANPAFVAADLMGQAEHDPFASAVLLTDDAQLIDQVRAQLERQLPTLSRREIIGQSLSRFGAMVLCDSIESAVELANDFAPEHLELMLASPFEWLGRVRNAGSVFLGYHCPEPLGDYYAGPNHVLPTNSTARFFSPLGVESFLRRSSYLYYPESALRAAADDVLTLARSEGLTAHANAVSVRLEGAR, encoded by the coding sequence ATGATTCCCGTCTACCGTCAGAGTGAAACCGGGCGTCTTCGCGAGCTTCTGCTCTCGCGGGCGGTCGATGCGCAGGCCGATGTCACCGCCCGCGTTGAGGAGATCATCGCCGATGTGCGCCGCCGCGGCGACGAGGCGCTGATCGACTGTGCGCGCCGCTTCGATCACGCCGAGCTCACCGCCATCGAAGTCCCCCAAAGCGAGATCGAGGCCGCCTACCACCGGGCCGACCCCGCTCTCATCAGAGCTCTTCAGCGGGCTGCCGCAAACATACGCGCCTACCACGCTGAGCAGCTGCCGCGGGCCTATGTGGTGACGCCGGACAATGGCGCTGTCATGGGGCAGCGTGTCCTTCCCCTTGAGCGAGTCGGCGTCTATGTGCCGGGCGGCACGGCGCCCTACCCCTCAACGGTTCTGATGAACAGCATCCCCGCGCGGGTCGCAGGGGTGCGTGAGCTCATCATGGTCTCTCCGCCCGGAGCGGACGGAAAAATTGCCGACAACATACTTGCCGCCGCGCAGATCGCGGGCGTGGATCGCATCTTCTGCTCGGGCGGCGCGCAGGCAATCGCCGCGCTCGCCTACGGCACACAGAGCATTCCCCGCGTCGACAAGATCGTGGGCCCCGGGAACCTCTATGTCACAACTGCCAAGCGTCTGGTCTACGGCGCGGTTGACATCGACGCCATTGCGGGGCCAAGCGAAATTCTGATTGTGGCGGACGCCGGGGCAAACCCCGCCTTTGTCGCCGCCGATCTGATGGGACAGGCCGAGCACGACCCGTTTGCATCGGCCGTTCTTCTGACGGACGACGCGCAGCTCATCGACCAGGTGCGCGCGCAGCTCGAGCGCCAGCTTCCCACACTGTCGCGGCGTGAAATCATCGGGCAGTCTCTCTCCCGCTTTGGCGCCATGGTGCTCTGCGACTCGATTGAGAGCGCGGTGGAACTGGCAAACGACTTTGCTCCCGAGCACCTTGAGCTCATGCTCGCAAGCCCGTTCGAGTGGCTCGGCCGTGTGCGAAACGCAGGGTCGGTCTTTCTCGGCTACCACTGTCCCGAGCCGCTCGGCGACTACTACGCGGGTCCAAATCACGTGCTGCCCACCAACTCCACCGCGCGGTTTTTCTCGCCGCTCGGCGTCGAGAGCTTTCTGCGGCGCAGCAGCTACCTCTACTACCCCGAGTCGGCCCTGCGCGCCGCGGCGGACGATGTGTTGACCCTTGCGCGCAGCGAGGGGCTGACCGCTCACGCAAACGCCGTCTCGGTTCGTCTGGAGGGGGCGAGATGA
- a CDS encoding branched-chain amino acid ABC transporter permease — protein MKNKKTTTSYLINFAAIAVLYAALKLLIVFGVIDRYYSGVLLIICTNIVLAVSLNVVTGFLGQIALGHAGFMSIGAYSAALFSLGLPNLPAVPRFLAALLVGGVMAAVFGLLVGIPALRLKGDYLAIITLGFGEIIRVIIENMSVTGGAQGLRGIPNLASFDLVFWVTVITVAVIFTFIHSRHGRAITAIREDDIASSAAGINNTYYKVMAFVVGAFFAGIAGGIYAHNLTVLSAKTFSFNYSIEILVIVVLGGMGSLTGSVFAAIGLTVLTEFLREFSDYRLLIYAIVLIVLMIFKPSGLFGRYEFSLTRALHRLTGHEPRPGRQRKSPKKEAES, from the coding sequence ATGAAAAACAAAAAGACAACAACCTCCTATCTCATCAATTTCGCGGCAATTGCCGTGCTCTATGCCGCGCTCAAACTGCTCATTGTGTTCGGCGTCATCGACCGCTACTACAGCGGCGTGCTGCTGATCATCTGCACCAACATCGTGCTCGCCGTATCGCTGAATGTCGTCACCGGCTTTCTCGGTCAGATCGCCCTCGGCCACGCGGGCTTCATGTCCATCGGTGCCTACAGCGCGGCACTCTTCTCTCTCGGGCTGCCCAATCTGCCGGCTGTGCCGCGCTTTCTCGCGGCGCTCCTCGTCGGCGGCGTCATGGCGGCCGTCTTCGGGCTTCTCGTCGGCATACCGGCGCTGCGCCTCAAGGGGGACTATCTGGCCATCATCACGCTTGGCTTCGGCGAGATCATCCGCGTCATCATCGAAAACATGTCGGTCACCGGCGGCGCACAGGGGCTTCGCGGCATTCCGAATCTCGCATCGTTCGACCTGGTATTCTGGGTCACGGTCATAACGGTCGCGGTGATCTTCACTTTCATTCACTCGCGGCACGGCCGTGCCATCACTGCCATCCGCGAGGACGACATCGCCTCCTCTGCGGCGGGCATCAACAACACCTACTACAAGGTGATGGCCTTTGTTGTAGGGGCGTTCTTCGCGGGCATCGCGGGCGGCATCTACGCCCACAATCTCACGGTGCTCAGCGCCAAGACGTTCTCCTTTAACTACTCGATCGAAATTCTCGTCATCGTCGTGCTCGGCGGCATGGGATCTCTCACCGGCTCCGTCTTCGCAGCCATCGGGCTGACGGTTCTCACCGAGTTTCTGCGCGAATTTTCGGACTACCGGCTTCTCATCTACGCGATTGTTCTCATTGTGCTGATGATTTTCAAACCCTCGGGACTGTTCGGCCGCTATGAGTTCTCGCTGACGCGGGCGCTGCACCGTCTCACTGGCCACGAGCCTCGGCCGGGCCGCCAGAGAAAATCCCCCAAAAAGGAGGCCGAGTCATGA
- the hisZ gene encoding ATP phosphoribosyltransferase regulatory subunit — translation MRRRNLHLPDGMRDYLYAEASRRRTLEQGLGRVFARRGYREIITPAVEFYDIFSGEHSAVPDEELYRLFDSRGRILTLRHDMTTPIARVAAQKLAGGELPIRLCYNGPVYRRSGDHTARRDEIAQCGIELLGAEGPRADLEVLVTAIEALQSLGAPSFSLELGHVGFFQAVAGALGADYAATESLRRCIEMKNYTQLDRLLAPFDPTLPAVCALRALPRLFGSVKTIARAREIAPDDRAAAVLDELERLTGELAALGYARHIRLDLGMVQHIGYYTGLTFRGYLPDCGESCLTGGRYDSLCGDFGAPLPACGFAVSPDSVLDALGGGDEPSPTATLVFYEQGCAAAAYALVEALGTEGPCRMSLAADRRGALREAHQLGLPGFYHVTADGSRFVAGEE, via the coding sequence ATGAGACGCAGAAACCTCCATCTTCCCGACGGCATGCGCGACTATCTCTACGCCGAAGCCTCCCGCCGGCGCACATTGGAACAGGGCCTCGGCCGGGTCTTTGCCCGGCGCGGCTACCGTGAGATCATCACGCCCGCAGTCGAGTTCTATGACATCTTTTCCGGCGAGCACAGCGCTGTGCCCGACGAAGAGCTCTACCGTCTCTTCGACAGCCGCGGCCGCATTCTCACCCTGCGCCACGATATGACGACCCCCATTGCACGGGTCGCCGCTCAGAAACTCGCCGGGGGCGAACTCCCCATCCGGCTCTGCTACAACGGTCCTGTCTACCGGCGTTCCGGCGACCACACCGCCCGGCGCGACGAAATCGCGCAGTGCGGCATCGAGCTGCTCGGTGCCGAAGGGCCGCGGGCCGATCTCGAAGTGCTGGTCACCGCGATTGAGGCCCTGCAGTCGCTCGGCGCGCCCTCCTTTTCGCTGGAGCTCGGCCACGTCGGGTTCTTTCAGGCCGTCGCCGGCGCTCTCGGAGCGGATTATGCGGCCACCGAATCGCTTCGCCGGTGCATCGAAATGAAAAATTACACCCAGCTCGACCGGCTGCTCGCCCCCTTTGATCCCACTCTGCCGGCCGTGTGCGCGCTTCGCGCCCTGCCGCGCCTCTTCGGCTCGGTCAAGACCATCGCCCGTGCGCGGGAAATCGCGCCGGACGACAGAGCCGCCGCCGTACTCGACGAGCTCGAACGGCTCACAGGCGAGCTCGCCGCGCTCGGCTACGCCCGTCACATCCGGCTCGATCTCGGCATGGTGCAGCATATCGGCTACTACACCGGGCTGACTTTTCGGGGATACCTGCCCGACTGTGGTGAGAGCTGTCTGACAGGCGGGCGCTATGACAGCCTCTGCGGCGACTTCGGCGCGCCGCTTCCCGCCTGCGGTTTTGCCGTGTCACCCGACAGCGTTCTCGACGCTCTCGGCGGCGGGGATGAGCCCTCGCCCACTGCGACTCTCGTCTTCTACGAGCAGGGCTGCGCCGCAGCCGCATACGCGCTCGTCGAGGCTCTTGGCACCGAGGGACCCTGCCGCATGAGTCTCGCCGCCGACCGGCGCGGCGCTCTCAGGGAGGCCCACCAGCTCGGGCTACCAGGATTCTACCATGTCACGGCGGACGGCTCGCGCTTCGTCGCGGGAGAGGAGTGA
- a CDS encoding ABC transporter ATP-binding protein has protein sequence MSGKTVLKTEHLGIAFGGLHAVTDFNVEIHEHELVGLIGPNGAGKTTVFNLLTGVYQPTEGAILFDGQVMLHKKPHQMACAGIARTFQNIRLFKNLSVLDNVKAACNLHMNYSVFSGILRLPSYWREEAQIDKQARELLAVFHMEDKADFVAANLPYGQQRKLEIARALATGATLLLLDEPAAGMNPTETAELMETISLIREKFGVTILLIEHDMNLVMNICERIVVLDYGEIIAAGTPQEIANDPKVIGAYLGE, from the coding sequence ATGAGTGGGAAAACCGTACTCAAAACCGAGCATCTCGGCATTGCGTTCGGCGGGCTGCACGCCGTCACCGACTTCAATGTGGAAATCCACGAACACGAGCTCGTCGGCCTGATCGGCCCGAACGGCGCCGGCAAAACGACGGTCTTCAATCTGCTCACCGGCGTCTACCAGCCGACTGAGGGCGCCATTCTCTTTGACGGTCAGGTCATGCTCCACAAAAAGCCGCACCAGATGGCGTGCGCGGGCATTGCGCGCACCTTTCAGAACATCCGTCTGTTCAAGAACCTGTCGGTGCTCGACAACGTCAAGGCGGCCTGCAATCTGCATATGAACTACTCGGTCTTCTCGGGCATCCTCCGTCTGCCGTCCTACTGGCGCGAGGAGGCGCAGATTGACAAGCAGGCCCGCGAGCTTCTCGCCGTCTTCCACATGGAGGACAAGGCCGACTTTGTGGCGGCCAATCTGCCCTACGGCCAGCAGCGCAAGCTCGAGATCGCCCGCGCTCTTGCAACCGGCGCGACGCTGCTGCTTCTCGACGAGCCCGCCGCGGGTATGAATCCGACCGAGACGGCTGAACTCATGGAGACCATCTCACTGATTCGAGAGAAGTTCGGCGTGACCATTCTGCTCATTGAGCACGATATGAATCTTGTCATGAACATCTGTGAGCGCATCGTGGTGCTCGACTACGGCGAGATCATCGCCGCCGGAACACCGCAGGAGATCGCCAACGACCCCAAGGTCATCGGCGCCTATCTCGGCGAATAG
- the hisH gene encoding imidazole glycerol phosphate synthase subunit HisH, with translation MIGIVDYGAGNLMSVQKALTAVGSDSVISDRPEVLRAANSLVLPGVGAFPSAMRSLRERGLDRFLVEQAALGKPLLGICLGMQMLFTRSEELGDTQGLNLIPGVVRRIKTDLKIPHVGWNSLTRRAPCALLDNLPDGTYCYFVHSFEACVEDPRDLVAVTDYGGPVTAAVARGNVYGVQFHPEKSSAAGLAILRTFSKFT, from the coding sequence GTGATCGGCATCGTCGACTACGGCGCGGGGAATCTCATGAGCGTGCAAAAGGCGCTGACTGCCGTCGGCAGCGACAGCGTCATAAGCGACCGGCCCGAGGTTCTGCGCGCCGCAAACTCTCTGGTGCTGCCCGGTGTGGGCGCGTTCCCGAGCGCCATGCGCAGTCTGCGGGAGAGAGGGCTCGACCGCTTCCTCGTGGAGCAGGCAGCTCTCGGCAAGCCTCTGCTCGGCATCTGTCTCGGGATGCAGATGCTCTTCACCCGCAGCGAGGAACTCGGCGACACGCAGGGGCTCAATCTGATTCCCGGCGTGGTGCGCCGGATCAAAACCGATCTCAAAATCCCCCATGTCGGCTGGAATAGCCTGACGCGCCGTGCGCCCTGCGCTCTTCTTGACAATCTGCCCGACGGTACATACTGCTATTTTGTACACAGCTTTGAGGCCTGCGTGGAGGATCCGCGCGACCTTGTCGCCGTGACCGACTACGGCGGGCCTGTCACAGCCGCCGTCGCCCGCGGAAACGTCTACGGCGTCCAGTTCCACCCGGAGAAGAGCAGCGCGGCCGGGCTTGCGATTCTCCGCACATTTTCCAAGTTTACCTGA
- the hisB gene encoding imidazoleglycerol-phosphate dehydratase HisB: MITKKRATRETDVTLTLELYGSGRAEVDTGVGFFDHMLTAMAFHGGFDLTLLVSGDLAVDCHHTIEDVGLVLGDALREALGDGSGIARYGDSRVPMDEALAETVLDISGRPYLVFDCPFTVPMIGSYDTQMTEEFFRALAVRAGLTLHIRVPYGKNAHHMTEGIYKSFGRALRMAAARSQGGIPSSKGTLL, translated from the coding sequence ATGATTACAAAAAAACGCGCCACCCGCGAGACCGATGTCACTCTCACTCTGGAGCTCTACGGCAGCGGCCGCGCCGAGGTGGATACCGGCGTCGGCTTTTTCGACCACATGCTCACCGCCATGGCCTTTCACGGCGGCTTCGATCTTACGCTGCTCGTAAGCGGCGATCTCGCGGTCGACTGCCACCACACGATTGAAGATGTCGGCCTCGTGCTGGGTGACGCCCTGCGCGAAGCGCTCGGCGACGGCAGCGGCATCGCCCGCTACGGCGACAGCCGTGTACCCATGGACGAGGCTCTCGCCGAGACGGTTCTCGACATCAGCGGCCGGCCCTATCTGGTCTTTGACTGCCCGTTCACAGTCCCCATGATCGGCTCCTACGACACCCAGATGACCGAGGAGTTCTTCCGCGCGCTCGCCGTCCGCGCGGGGCTTACACTCCACATCCGCGTGCCGTACGGCAAAAACGCCCACCACATGACCGAAGGAATCTACAAGTCGTTTGGCCGCGCGCTTCGCATGGCGGCGGCTCGCTCACAGGGCGGCATCCCGTCGTCCAAGGGGACACTGCTGTGA